A genomic segment from Gadus morhua chromosome 4, gadMor3.0, whole genome shotgun sequence encodes:
- the LOC115541796 gene encoding thymosin beta-11 yields MTRAPSPRHTAADATPWTVTFNVRQTPTQIANMSDKPKLEEVTSFDKTKLKKTETKEKNVLPSQEIIDQEKKAE; encoded by the exons ATGACACGCGCGCCGTCGCCGCGCCACACTGCTGCAGACGCCACACCTTGGACCGTAACTTTCAACGTCCGTCAGACTCCG aCTCAAATCGCAAACATGTCCGACAAGCCCAAGCTCGAAGAGGTAACCTCTTTCGACAAGACCAAGCTGAAGAAGACCGAGACCAAGGAGAAGAACGTTCTTCCCTCGCAAGAAA tcaTCGACCAGGAGAAGAAGGCAGAGTAA